Proteins from a single region of Phycisphaeraceae bacterium D3-23:
- a CDS encoding cytochrome b562, with amino-acid sequence MKLAKTPVAIFGLALMIAGASALLPRPAFVAADHHEGPGHELHETMEEMNGLYRTVRRQARDESKNADTADQLHQLATLALAAKDFLPAMVSEMPAAEQAAITATYRTMMNDLVTHLLAAENALLAGDNAAAWESVLAANEVKGQGHELFIPEDE; translated from the coding sequence ATGAAGCTGGCGAAGACCCCTGTTGCGATCTTTGGTTTGGCCCTGATGATTGCAGGGGCCAGCGCGCTCCTGCCGCGCCCCGCGTTTGTCGCGGCCGACCACCACGAAGGCCCGGGCCATGAGCTGCACGAGACGATGGAAGAGATGAACGGGCTCTACCGCACCGTCCGTCGGCAGGCGCGCGACGAGAGCAAGAACGCCGACACCGCCGACCAGCTCCACCAGCTCGCGACCCTCGCGCTGGCCGCGAAGGACTTTCTGCCCGCGATGGTCAGCGAGATGCCCGCCGCCGAGCAGGCCGCGATCACCGCGACCTACCGCACCATGATGAACGACCTGGTCACCCACCTGCTCGCCGCGGAGAATGCGCTGCTTGCGGGCGACAACGCCGCGGCGTGGGAATCCGTCCTCGCCGCGAACGAGGTCAAGGGCCAGGGGCACGAGCTGTTTATCCCGGAAGACGAGTAG
- the hrpA gene encoding ATP-dependent RNA helicase HrpA translates to MSDPLTQLAQRLDGAMLIDRRRLSRRLDALRNTKRDGRPYDHNLRRLTEQLDRSAALRAKREASLPHPELVADLPIAQRADEIAAAIQSHQVVVVAGETGSGKSTQLPKLLLKMGRGVGGLIGHTQPRRIAARSVAARVSEELGSTLGSAVGYKVRFNDKTSPTTYIKLMTDGVLLAEASRDRFFEQYDTLIIDEAHERSLNIDFILGHLKQILPKRPDLRVVITSATIDTQRFAEHFADAKTGEPAPVIEVSGRTYPVEVRYRPPHVDEESGESEELGDALCRAIDELSRDPGDAEPGGDVLVFMPTERDIREACEMLEHHLSRGRRRAEVLPLFGRLSNAEQDRIFKPTPGGPRRVIVATNVAESSLTVPGIHYVIDTGTARVSRYSPNSKVQRLPIEPVSQASADQRKGRCGRLGPGVCIRLFSAEDFAGRDAFSTPEILRTSLAAVILQITALRFGAVERFPFLDPPRMSMIRDGYKTLHELGALDVEARGGPTMTPIGRSLSRMPVDPRVGRMVLAGKDEGVLEQVLVVAAALEVQDPRERPAEKRGPADAAHEKFTDPRSDFLFYLNLWRFYHDQRRKLSHSKLRKSCSQNFLNYMRMREWVDVYQQLARLAKDVGLADQTPRGEDLPEEIKDSACDAIHRALLTGLLSNIALKGDGYDYQGAGGQTLHLWPGSALFKSKPKWVVASELVETTRRYARTVGRVQPGMIEPLARHLVKLTHSEPRWVRETGSVMCSERVSLYGLTLIAARPVPLGRVNPAEARQMFIQHALVEEDWEPTTNKGKSKAKGKDPLDFVSHNRALVAEVRGLEAKSRRHGLLVSDDRRFTFYDERLPADVFDAVGLKQWLKREGERAAQALTMSRADLLAPGTRSDDITPTHFPDRLSVDSADYALDYRYEPGAEDDGLTLTLPREGLASLDPRRVGWLVPGLLKEKLVALIKSLPKGLRKSLSPAPDAARRALQAMPFGERSFEEQAAEALSTVAGLRIAADDFDSAKLPEHLAMRLRVLDKDGNEVAAGRDVAAVRRACGAGSMQTYLGMDLERWSAPGATQWAFGELPKHVDLTRSGIAARGYPALIDEGDTVALRLVDQRGKARRLTRAGLRRLYTFEVQRELRWRVDQWPGIEDQRLWFSPYGRPKDLRDQLVARVVERAFLFDNAKIADAEGFITRQRVGFQRLDAAVDEVQRVAGPVLQSAHSARLAVERSKLPADHYARADVRIQLDNLLGTGFLMETPWDRLVSYPRYLSAVVKRLEKLGAGAASGGSAARDVAGFKEVAPLWNKYAQQQTANREHGRVDPELDRLRWMIEELRVSLFAQELGTAEKVSVPRLEQQWAKVGSAS, encoded by the coding sequence GTGAGCGATCCGCTTACCCAGCTTGCCCAGCGCCTCGACGGCGCGATGTTGATCGACCGGCGCCGCCTGTCGCGTCGGCTTGATGCGCTGCGCAACACCAAACGCGACGGCCGGCCCTACGACCACAACCTCCGTCGGCTGACCGAGCAGCTCGACCGCTCGGCCGCGCTGCGCGCGAAACGCGAAGCGTCGCTACCCCATCCGGAATTGGTCGCCGACCTGCCGATCGCGCAGCGGGCGGACGAGATTGCGGCGGCGATTCAGTCGCACCAGGTCGTCGTCGTCGCCGGCGAGACGGGGTCGGGCAAGTCGACGCAGCTGCCCAAGCTGCTCCTGAAGATGGGGCGGGGTGTTGGCGGGTTGATCGGGCACACACAGCCCCGGCGGATCGCCGCGCGTTCGGTCGCGGCGCGGGTGTCGGAGGAGCTGGGCAGCACGCTGGGCTCGGCCGTGGGCTACAAGGTGCGCTTCAACGACAAGACTTCTCCCACCACCTACATCAAGCTGATGACCGACGGCGTGCTGCTGGCCGAGGCGTCGCGCGACCGGTTCTTCGAGCAGTACGACACGCTCATCATCGACGAGGCGCACGAGCGGTCGCTCAACATCGACTTCATCCTGGGCCACCTCAAACAGATCCTGCCCAAACGGCCCGACCTGCGGGTGGTGATCACGTCCGCGACGATTGATACGCAGCGGTTCGCCGAGCATTTCGCCGACGCGAAGACGGGCGAGCCCGCGCCGGTGATCGAGGTGTCGGGGCGGACGTACCCGGTCGAGGTGCGGTATCGACCGCCGCACGTTGATGAGGAGTCGGGCGAGAGCGAAGAGCTTGGCGATGCGCTGTGCCGCGCGATCGATGAGTTGTCGCGTGACCCGGGCGATGCGGAGCCGGGCGGGGATGTGCTGGTGTTTATGCCGACAGAGCGTGACATCCGCGAGGCGTGCGAGATGCTGGAGCACCACCTGTCGCGTGGGCGTCGCCGGGCGGAGGTGCTGCCGCTGTTTGGTCGGCTAAGCAACGCGGAGCAGGACCGGATCTTCAAGCCCACGCCGGGCGGGCCGCGTCGGGTCATCGTCGCGACGAATGTGGCCGAGTCGTCGCTGACGGTGCCGGGGATCCACTACGTGATCGATACGGGGACCGCGCGGGTGAGTCGGTACTCGCCCAACAGCAAGGTGCAGCGTCTGCCCATCGAGCCGGTGTCGCAGGCGAGCGCCGACCAGCGCAAGGGCCGGTGCGGCCGTCTGGGGCCGGGCGTGTGTATCCGGCTGTTCAGCGCGGAGGACTTCGCGGGGCGCGATGCGTTTTCGACGCCGGAGATCTTGCGGACGTCGTTGGCGGCGGTGATCCTGCAGATCACGGCGCTGCGGTTTGGCGCGGTGGAGCGATTCCCGTTTCTCGACCCACCGCGGATGAGCATGATCCGCGATGGGTACAAGACGCTGCACGAGCTCGGGGCGTTGGATGTCGAGGCGCGGGGCGGGCCGACGATGACGCCGATCGGCCGATCGCTGTCGCGGATGCCCGTGGACCCGCGGGTCGGGCGGATGGTGCTGGCGGGCAAGGATGAGGGTGTCCTGGAGCAGGTGCTGGTCGTCGCGGCAGCGCTCGAAGTACAAGACCCGCGAGAAAGGCCCGCCGAGAAGCGCGGCCCGGCCGACGCGGCGCACGAGAAGTTCACCGACCCGCGCAGCGACTTCCTCTTCTACCTCAACCTCTGGCGGTTCTACCACGACCAGCGCCGCAAGCTCTCGCACAGCAAGCTGCGTAAGAGCTGCTCGCAGAACTTCCTCAACTACATGCGCATGCGCGAGTGGGTCGATGTCTACCAGCAGCTCGCCCGGCTGGCCAAAGACGTGGGGCTGGCCGACCAGACCCCGCGCGGCGAAGACCTGCCCGAAGAAATCAAAGACAGCGCCTGCGACGCGATCCACCGCGCGCTACTTACCGGCCTGCTCTCCAACATCGCGCTCAAGGGCGACGGCTACGACTACCAGGGCGCGGGCGGGCAGACACTGCACCTCTGGCCCGGGTCGGCGCTGTTCAAGTCCAAGCCCAAGTGGGTCGTCGCGTCCGAACTCGTCGAGACGACCCGGCGGTATGCGCGGACGGTCGGGCGGGTGCAGCCGGGCATGATCGAGCCGCTCGCGCGTCACCTGGTCAAGCTGACACACAGCGAGCCGCGCTGGGTGCGCGAGACCGGGTCGGTGATGTGCAGCGAGCGCGTGTCGCTCTACGGGCTCACGCTGATCGCCGCCCGGCCCGTGCCGCTGGGCAGGGTCAACCCGGCCGAGGCACGGCAGATGTTTATCCAGCACGCGCTGGTCGAAGAAGACTGGGAGCCGACTACGAACAAGGGCAAGTCCAAGGCCAAGGGCAAAGACCCGCTGGATTTTGTATCACACAACCGCGCGCTCGTCGCCGAGGTGCGCGGGCTGGAAGCGAAGTCGCGTCGGCACGGGCTGCTTGTCTCGGACGACCGCCGGTTTACGTTCTACGACGAGCGCCTCCCGGCCGACGTGTTCGACGCGGTGGGGCTGAAGCAGTGGCTCAAGCGCGAAGGCGAGCGCGCGGCACAAGCGCTCACGATGTCGCGCGCCGACCTGCTTGCGCCAGGCACGCGGAGCGACGACATCACGCCGACGCATTTCCCCGATCGGCTGTCGGTGGATTCGGCGGACTATGCGCTCGACTACCGCTACGAGCCGGGCGCGGAGGACGATGGGTTGACGCTGACGCTGCCGCGCGAGGGGCTTGCGTCGCTGGACCCGCGCCGGGTGGGCTGGCTGGTGCCGGGGCTGCTGAAAGAGAAGCTGGTCGCGCTGATCAAGTCGCTGCCCAAGGGGCTGCGGAAGTCGCTGTCGCCCGCGCCGGACGCGGCGCGGCGTGCGCTCCAGGCGATGCCGTTTGGTGAGCGGTCGTTCGAGGAGCAGGCGGCCGAGGCGTTGAGCACGGTGGCGGGTTTGCGGATCGCGGCCGACGATTTTGATAGCGCAAAGCTGCCCGAGCACCTGGCAATGCGTTTGCGGGTGCTGGATAAGGACGGCAATGAGGTCGCCGCCGGGCGCGATGTCGCGGCGGTTCGGCGGGCGTGTGGCGCGGGGAGCATGCAGACCTACCTCGGGATGGACCTCGAGCGCTGGTCCGCGCCGGGCGCTACACAGTGGGCCTTTGGCGAGCTGCCCAAGCACGTCGACCTGACGCGCAGCGGCATCGCGGCCAGGGGGTACCCGGCCCTGATCGACGAGGGCGACACGGTCGCGCTGCGGCTGGTGGATCAGCGTGGCAAGGCCCGCCGGCTGACGCGAGCCGGGCTGCGTCGGCTCTATACATTCGAGGTGCAGCGTGAATTGCGATGGCGCGTCGACCAGTGGCCGGGGATCGAGGACCAGCGATTATGGTTTTCGCCCTACGGCCGGCCCAAGGACCTGCGCGACCAGCTCGTCGCGCGCGTAGTCGAGCGGGCGTTTCTTTTTGATAACGCGAAGATCGCCGACGCGGAGGGCTTTATCACCCGCCAGCGCGTCGGATTCCAGCGGCTGGACGCGGCGGTGGACGAGGTGCAGCGCGTCGCCGGCCCGGTGCTGCAGTCGGCGCATTCGGCCCGGCTGGCGGTGGAGCGGTCCAAGCTCCCGGCCGACCACTACGCCCGGGCGGATGTGCGGATCCAGCTGGATAACCTGCTTGGCACCGGGTTTTTGATGGAGACGCCGTGGGATCGGCTGGTGTCATACCCGCGTTATTTGTCGGCGGTGGTGAAGCGTCTGGAGAAACTCGGGGCGGGCGCGGCGTCGGGGGGTTCGGCCGCGCGGGACGTGGCGGGGTTCAAGGAGGTCGCACCGCTGTGGAACAAGTACGCCCAGCAGCAGACGGCCAACCGCGAGCACGGGCGGGTCGATCCGGAGCTGGACCGGCTGCGGTGGAT
- a CDS encoding DUF5110 domain-containing protein, which yields MRTIRRYIRLRYKLLPYLYNLFVEQEETGEAILRPLLHDFADTKTLPLDRVDDQFMVGPALMQAPVLDETASKRAAVLPAGRWYDAMRGRWAAGGRRVRIRTEPNTTPLFVRDGSIVPMRPGEPTDNTTDLLDIELHLFVSAGFRGATRYTYTADDGRGYGYQRGEQTRVTFEARRHGRKLTVSAVGDSYGHGPLRVRFVLYENAKELTLRAGTGRRGVALKPGGVTLTGGTLRVSKSATLALGE from the coding sequence ATGCGCACGATCCGGCGGTACATCCGCCTGCGGTACAAGCTGCTGCCCTACCTCTACAACCTGTTCGTCGAGCAAGAAGAAACCGGCGAGGCGATCCTCCGCCCGCTGCTGCACGACTTCGCGGATACCAAGACGCTCCCGCTCGACCGGGTCGACGACCAGTTCATGGTCGGGCCTGCGCTGATGCAGGCGCCGGTGCTGGATGAAACTGCGAGCAAGCGCGCGGCCGTGCTCCCGGCCGGGCGGTGGTACGACGCGATGCGCGGCAGGTGGGCCGCGGGCGGGCGGCGGGTACGCATCAGGACCGAGCCCAACACGACGCCGTTGTTCGTGCGCGACGGGTCGATTGTCCCGATGCGGCCCGGCGAGCCGACGGACAATACGACGGACCTCCTCGACATCGAGCTTCACCTATTCGTGAGCGCCGGCTTCCGCGGCGCGACACGCTACACCTATACCGCCGACGACGGCCGGGGCTACGGCTACCAGCGCGGCGAACAGACGCGCGTCACCTTCGAAGCCCGACGCCACGGCCGCAAGCTCACCGTGAGCGCGGTGGGCGACAGCTACGGCCACGGCCCGCTGCGCGTGCGCTTCGTCCTCTACGAAAACGCGAAAGAACTCACCCTCCGCGCAGGCACCGGCCGACGCGGGGTGGCGCTCAAGCCGGGGGGTGTGACGCTGACGGGCGGAACACTGCGCGTGTCAAAATCCGCCACGCTGGCCTTGGGCGAGTAA
- a CDS encoding YqgE/AlgH family protein, translating to MDSLSGNLLVAAPAMDDPNFARAVILLVDHGDHGALGLVLNRPSQTKVDAVWDQISILPCPVDQWVRRGGPCPGPLMLLHDRPTHAQVEVCRGVCFSSEEALVTGAIEPGGADEDDDTPDTRLGFYVGYAGWEAGQLEAELTTGSWLVTQATPAVVFDEDADDGLWMRVITGIDRAIAMLAMNPKLIPHDPAMN from the coding sequence ATGGACTCGCTCAGTGGAAATCTCCTGGTCGCCGCCCCGGCGATGGACGACCCGAACTTTGCTCGGGCCGTGATCCTGCTGGTCGATCACGGCGACCACGGCGCACTCGGGCTGGTCCTCAACCGCCCTTCGCAGACCAAGGTCGACGCGGTGTGGGACCAGATCAGCATCCTGCCCTGCCCGGTCGACCAGTGGGTGCGGCGTGGCGGCCCCTGCCCGGGCCCGTTGATGCTGCTGCACGACCGGCCGACGCACGCGCAGGTCGAAGTATGCCGCGGCGTGTGTTTCAGCAGCGAGGAGGCCCTGGTCACCGGCGCGATCGAGCCCGGCGGCGCGGACGAAGACGACGACACACCCGACACCCGGCTGGGCTTCTACGTCGGCTATGCGGGCTGGGAGGCGGGTCAGCTCGAAGCCGAACTCACCACCGGGTCCTGGCTCGTGACCCAGGCGACCCCGGCCGTGGTGTTTGATGAGGACGCCGACGACGGGCTGTGGATGCGCGTCATCACCGGCATCGACCGCGCGATCGCGATGCTCGCAATGAACCCCAAGCTCATCCCGCACGACCCGGCGATGAATTGA
- a CDS encoding carbohydrate ABC transporter permease — protein MTPGTPGNHDNALAPRLVTWSLLVLGGALLMLPFFILLSNSLKLDQEISNTGQLIPGVADNWDLLRHPIQSLRNIAPQWQNYPAALDKMGFWPALSNTVVITVCCVVGQVLSSSLVGFGFARYRFRGRDTTFAVMLATMMLPAQVTMIPVFLIFRQLGWIDTFLPLIVPNLFGAPFFIFMFRQFFQQVPEELLEAARLDGASALAIYWRLMLPLSKPVIAIVAIYTFMFTWNDFMAPLIYLNSPENRTLALALNSFNGQYGVQDRNLLMAASFVTMLPCILLFFAAQRFFIDTGASSGLKG, from the coding sequence ATGACCCCCGGAACCCCCGGAAATCATGACAACGCGCTGGCACCCCGGCTGGTGACCTGGTCGCTGCTGGTCCTCGGCGGTGCGCTGCTGATGCTGCCGTTCTTTATTCTGCTGAGCAACTCGCTCAAGCTCGACCAAGAGATCAGCAACACTGGCCAACTCATCCCTGGCGTGGCGGACAACTGGGACCTCCTGCGCCACCCGATCCAGTCACTACGAAACATCGCGCCGCAGTGGCAGAACTACCCGGCCGCGCTGGACAAGATGGGGTTCTGGCCCGCGCTGTCGAACACGGTCGTCATCACCGTCTGCTGCGTCGTCGGGCAGGTGCTTTCGTCGTCCCTCGTCGGTTTCGGGTTCGCGCGTTACCGTTTCCGGGGGCGCGATACGACGTTCGCCGTCATGCTCGCGACGATGATGCTGCCGGCGCAGGTCACGATGATCCCCGTGTTTTTGATCTTCCGCCAGCTCGGGTGGATCGACACGTTCCTGCCGCTGATCGTGCCCAACCTGTTCGGCGCCCCGTTCTTCATCTTCATGTTCCGGCAGTTCTTCCAGCAGGTGCCCGAGGAGCTGCTTGAAGCCGCGCGCCTCGACGGCGCAAGCGCGCTGGCGATCTACTGGCGATTGATGCTCCCGCTGTCGAAACCCGTCATCGCCATCGTCGCGATCTACACCTTCATGTTCACGTGGAACGACTTCATGGCTCCTCTCATCTACCTCAACTCCCCCGAGAACCGCACGCTCGCGCTCGCGCTCAACAGCTTCAACGGGCAGTATGGCGTGCAGGACCGCAACCTGCTGATGGCGGCGAGTTTTGTGACGATGCTCCCGTGCATCCTGCTGTTCTTCGCGGCCCAGCGGTTCTTTATTGACACCGGCGCGAGCTCGGGGTTGAAAGGTTGA